CAGACCCCGACCTGCCGAGTCTTGCCGAAAAACCCCTAGCCATAATTACACCGGTGTAGTTCGCCCACGTCAAGTCGCAGATCGTAAACCCTCAACTCCGCATTAAAGGTTCGGCGCGCCCAGCGTGTCTGACCCCACTTCGGGCGACAACGATCACCGCGGGAGGGGGCGCAGTGGCACGAATCGCACGCCTGTCGATAAGCTGCCGTCATGCTCCGGAAGATCGTGCTCCTCGCCCTCCCCCACGTCGCCCCCTTCGAGTTCGGGGTGGTCTGCGAAGTGTTCGGCATCGACAGGAGCGAGATGGGTGGCCCGGCCTTCGACTTCCACATCGCGACGGCCGAGCCCGGACCGGTGCCGACGAGCCTCGGCTACGACATGGTCATCACCGAAGGGTTGGACTGCTGCGCCGACGCCGACCTGATCGCGGTCGCGGCCCACGCGATCGGCGAACCGGTGCACCCCGAGGTCGTCCGGGTGCTGCGGGAGGCGGAGGCGCGAGGAGCGTGGATCCTCAGCGTCTGCAGCGGCGCGTTCGTGCTGGCGGAGGCGGGCATCCTCGAGGGCAGGCGTGCGACGACACACTGGATGCACGCCGAACGCCTCGCGCGGGAGAACCCCGGCACGGCCGTCGACCCCGATGTGTTGTTCGTCGAGGACCGCCGCGTCATCACCGGCGCCGGCACCGCCGCGGGCATCGACGCCTGCCTCCACCTCGTCCGCACCGAACTCGGTGCCGCCAGCGCCAATGTCGTGGCCAGGCGGATGGTCGTTCCCCCGCAGCGCTCCGGGGGCCAGTCGCAGTACATCGCCGCACCGGTCCCGCCCGTGCGGAGCGACTCGTTCGCTGCGGTCACCGAGTGGATGATCGACCACCTCGACGAGGAGCTGCCGGTGGAGGAGCTCGCGAGGCGCGCCCTGATGTCGCCGCGCACGT
Above is a genomic segment from Subtercola boreus containing:
- a CDS encoding GlxA family transcriptional regulator; this encodes MLRKIVLLALPHVAPFEFGVVCEVFGIDRSEMGGPAFDFHIATAEPGPVPTSLGYDMVITEGLDCCADADLIAVAAHAIGEPVHPEVVRVLREAEARGAWILSVCSGAFVLAEAGILEGRRATTHWMHAERLARENPGTAVDPDVLFVEDRRVITGAGTAAGIDACLHLVRTELGAASANVVARRMVVPPQRSGGQSQYIAAPVPPVRSDSFAAVTEWMIDHLDEELPVEELARRALMSPRTFARRFRADLGTTPAAWLNRQRLLRAQLLLEESDLGLDRVAAETGFGSAAVMRHHFVKVLQTTPAAYRRTFGQLGQQLAEQSA